From a single Bryobacter aggregatus MPL3 genomic region:
- a CDS encoding proline--tRNA ligase — protein MYWSHLFIPTLREVPADAEVASHRLLLRAGYIRPLGAGIYNYLFLAQRSIAKIMRIIREEMEAIGAQEFHLAALNPAEVWQESGRWTGMGQNMFRLKDRFNRDLCLGMTHEEVMTSIARGELRSYKQLPQIWYQIQTKFRDEPRPKSGLLRVRQFFMKDSYSFDIDAAGLDLSYEKHRQAYCRIFERCGIEFLVVDADSGAMGGSASQEFMVATDAGEDYVVRCRQTGYAANLEKAVSRPAPLAAPDDTSDVAPTEIHTPGFKTIDEVSAFLQLPATSLIKSVVVIADFGKQQKPVLALLRGDHQMSETKFVAAVGCKEYRAATPDEIRGLFGADPGSLGPVNAPKLPIYADSSLEGRQNMVVGANKDDYHLSNVTPGRDFTAKFVDLRQVAAGDTEVETGAPLEIVKTMEIGHIFKLGYKYSDAMGLTVLNSEGKEVKVIMGSYGIGVERVLCGAVELYNDENGISMPAAIAPFEVVVTPVNVSDEAQKQAAVDIYNQLKALGVDVLLDDRDERPGVKFKDAELIGIPWRVTVGKKLSQGILEVVERRTRTTSEVALTEVPAWIQAKLV, from the coding sequence ATGTATTGGAGTCATCTTTTCATCCCCACCTTGCGGGAGGTCCCTGCCGACGCAGAGGTTGCCAGCCACCGCCTTCTTCTCCGTGCTGGTTATATCCGGCCGCTTGGCGCGGGCATCTACAACTACCTTTTCCTCGCCCAGCGCAGCATCGCGAAGATTATGCGCATCATCCGCGAGGAGATGGAAGCGATCGGCGCGCAGGAGTTTCATCTGGCTGCGCTGAACCCTGCTGAAGTGTGGCAGGAGAGCGGCCGTTGGACCGGGATGGGACAGAACATGTTCCGTCTGAAGGATCGCTTCAATCGCGACCTTTGCCTCGGCATGACGCACGAAGAAGTCATGACCTCCATCGCGCGCGGCGAACTGCGCAGCTATAAGCAACTGCCGCAGATCTGGTACCAGATCCAGACGAAGTTCCGCGACGAGCCGCGTCCGAAGAGTGGCCTGCTACGTGTGCGCCAGTTCTTCATGAAGGACAGCTACTCCTTTGATATCGACGCCGCAGGCCTCGATCTGAGCTACGAGAAGCATCGCCAGGCCTATTGCCGGATCTTTGAGCGTTGCGGCATCGAGTTTCTGGTGGTGGATGCCGATTCGGGTGCGATGGGTGGTTCGGCGAGCCAGGAGTTCATGGTCGCAACCGATGCGGGCGAAGACTATGTCGTGCGCTGCAGGCAGACCGGCTATGCGGCGAATCTCGAGAAGGCCGTGTCGCGTCCCGCGCCGCTGGCTGCTCCCGATGACACAAGCGACGTGGCCCCGACTGAGATCCACACGCCGGGCTTTAAGACGATCGATGAAGTGAGCGCCTTTCTGCAGTTGCCTGCCACCTCGCTGATCAAGAGCGTGGTGGTGATTGCCGATTTCGGCAAGCAGCAGAAGCCGGTGCTGGCGTTGTTGCGCGGCGACCACCAGATGAGCGAGACAAAGTTTGTCGCGGCGGTGGGTTGCAAGGAATACCGTGCGGCGACGCCGGACGAGATTCGTGGGCTGTTTGGCGCCGATCCTGGGTCGCTTGGTCCGGTGAATGCGCCGAAGCTGCCGATCTATGCGGACTCCTCGCTCGAAGGCCGCCAGAACATGGTGGTGGGCGCCAACAAGGACGACTATCATCTGTCAAACGTGACGCCGGGCCGCGACTTCACCGCGAAGTTTGTGGACCTGCGCCAGGTGGCCGCCGGCGACACGGAAGTGGAGACCGGAGCGCCGCTCGAGATCGTCAAGACGATGGAGATCGGACACATCTTCAAGCTCGGCTACAAGTACTCGGACGCCATGGGGCTGACGGTGCTGAACTCCGAGGGCAAAGAAGTGAAGGTCATCATGGGTTCCTATGGCATTGGCGTCGAGCGTGTGCTCTGCGGCGCCGTAGAACTCTATAACGATGAGAACGGCATCTCGATGCCTGCCGCCATTGCTCCGTTTGAAGTCGTCGTGACGCCGGTCAACGTCAGCGACGAAGCGCAGAAGCAGGCCGCTGTCGACATCTACAACCAGTTGAAGGCGCTGGGCGTCGACGTGTTGCTTGATGACCGCGACGAGCGTCCGGGCGTGAAGTTCAAGGACGCCGAACTGATCGGTATTCCTTGGCGCGTGACCGTGGGCAAGAAGCTGTCGCAGGGCATTCTCGAAGTGGTGGAACGCCGCACGAGAACGACAAGCGAAGTGGCACTTACCGAAGTGCCGGCCTGGATCCAAGCGAAGTTGGTGTGA
- a CDS encoding aminotransferase class V-fold PLP-dependent enzyme, whose translation MIDWAAVRARFPLTEGQTYLNTATFGLQSSASMDAVLRHLQRIGPLLESFADLDRVRGKIAALLGASADDIAFCPSTAHGLSLLLRGIDWKPGDRVISFDNEFPDLLYGASWLAAQGVEFVKIPIGDLDAHLDARVRLVMISALNYTSGLRAPLVALRVKLDAVGALLYVDGTQGCGALSLDVREFQPDLLAVHGYKWMLSPTGAGFVYVRPSTREWLPPNIIGWRSHVGWRDFAKLHEGVPQLSAAAERYEGGMPALPLYYAMEQSLNLMLELGPGAIEQRVLALSERLRAGVIALGGSVAHENTPLLACRFPGRDASDLVQALAAQKIVVAARQGMLRVSIHLYNNEDDIEHFLRVMRELLPA comes from the coding sequence GTGATCGACTGGGCTGCAGTCCGGGCGCGCTTTCCTCTGACGGAGGGGCAAACGTATTTGAATACGGCGACCTTCGGATTGCAGTCCTCTGCTTCGATGGATGCGGTGCTGCGGCATCTGCAGCGGATCGGGCCGTTGCTCGAATCGTTTGCCGATTTGGACCGGGTGCGTGGCAAGATTGCCGCGTTGCTGGGTGCCTCGGCTGATGACATTGCGTTTTGTCCCAGTACGGCACATGGCTTGTCGCTGCTGCTGAGGGGCATCGACTGGAAGCCCGGCGATCGCGTGATCAGCTTCGACAATGAGTTCCCAGACCTGCTATATGGTGCAAGCTGGCTGGCAGCTCAGGGTGTCGAGTTTGTCAAAATTCCTATCGGTGATTTGGATGCGCATCTGGATGCGCGTGTGCGATTGGTGATGATCAGCGCGCTGAACTATACGAGTGGTCTGCGTGCGCCGCTGGTAGCGTTGCGCGTCAAGCTGGATGCCGTAGGTGCGCTGCTCTATGTTGATGGCACGCAAGGCTGCGGCGCCCTTTCGCTCGATGTTCGGGAGTTTCAGCCCGATTTGCTGGCGGTGCACGGCTACAAGTGGATGCTGTCGCCTACCGGAGCCGGCTTTGTCTATGTGCGCCCGAGTACGCGGGAGTGGCTGCCGCCGAATATCATCGGGTGGCGCTCGCATGTGGGCTGGCGCGATTTTGCGAAGCTGCATGAGGGCGTACCGCAGTTGTCTGCTGCCGCTGAACGCTATGAGGGGGGCATGCCTGCCTTGCCGTTGTATTACGCCATGGAGCAGAGCCTTAACCTGATGCTGGAACTGGGACCTGGGGCGATCGAGCAGCGAGTGCTGGCATTGTCGGAGAGGTTGCGGGCTGGGGTGATCGCGCTCGGTGGGAGCGTCGCCCATGAGAACACGCCATTGCTGGCTTGCCGCTTTCCGGGGCGCGATGCCAGCGATCTGGTGCAGGCTCTTGCGGCGCAGAAGATTGTGGTGGCGGCGCGCCAGGGGATGTTGCGGGTGAGCATTCATCTCTATAACAACGAAGACGACATCGAGCACTTTCTGCGCGTCATGCGCGAGTTGTTGCCGGCCTGA
- a CDS encoding GIY-YIG nuclease family protein, which yields MKVIYKISYPNGKIYVGKDLTDSINYFGSANHALVAADFTREERRGFTVRREILWESESASNAEVSAMEVHFIRLLRANEPTVGYNRWPKASRDGGT from the coding sequence ATGAAAGTGATTTACAAGATCAGCTACCCGAACGGGAAAATCTATGTCGGCAAGGATCTGACCGACAGCATCAACTACTTTGGGAGTGCGAATCATGCACTTGTCGCGGCGGACTTCACGAGAGAAGAGCGTCGCGGCTTTACTGTGCGCCGGGAGATTCTTTGGGAATCGGAGAGCGCCAGCAACGCGGAGGTGAGTGCGATGGAGGTTCACTTCATTCGGCTATTGCGCGCAAATGAGCCGACGGTTGGCTACAACAGATGGCCGAAGGCGAGCAGGGATGGTGGGACCTGA
- a CDS encoding FkbM family methyltransferase yields the protein MAWLQRPDYVRQLPTPYQFFARFCIAQDCEPVGAQLLLNTITAGWRVTELWPLSIDDRVVYLDLQDPRFLVIPSELHRWTKLFASFIGPGDSFLDIGANHGTCSVAAASLIGSSGKLIAVEPQPRLAAAVRLSLEKSGTSFEVHQLAFGDNESEADLFIPLASSGSAGLFEGASAISRHKSERVPIRRADDVLKDRVLPGRVLMKLDIEGSELRFLRGARNFVRQHQPSILLELNPRSMHAAGVRHCDLIETLIELGYEQFLPAEKLHPPGLLRNQLDRPATKQEDWIILGRDYATRTLQASLD from the coding sequence TTGGCCTGGCTCCAGCGGCCGGACTACGTTCGGCAACTCCCCACTCCCTATCAATTCTTTGCTCGATTTTGCATTGCCCAAGATTGCGAGCCCGTGGGCGCACAGTTGCTCCTGAACACCATCACCGCCGGCTGGAGAGTCACGGAACTATGGCCTCTTTCCATCGACGACAGGGTGGTCTATCTTGACCTCCAGGATCCTCGATTCCTGGTCATCCCCTCAGAACTGCATCGATGGACAAAGCTCTTTGCGAGCTTCATCGGTCCAGGCGATAGCTTCCTCGATATCGGGGCGAATCATGGAACCTGCTCTGTCGCGGCCGCCTCACTCATCGGCTCTAGCGGCAAGTTGATTGCAGTCGAGCCCCAACCCCGCCTTGCAGCGGCCGTACGCCTTTCCCTCGAGAAGAGCGGGACGTCTTTCGAAGTCCATCAACTCGCATTCGGAGACAACGAGTCGGAGGCCGACTTATTCATTCCACTCGCGAGCAGCGGCTCGGCCGGGCTCTTCGAAGGCGCCTCAGCGATCTCGAGACACAAGTCCGAGAGAGTGCCAATCCGCCGGGCCGATGACGTGCTGAAAGATCGCGTCCTACCTGGCCGCGTCCTGATGAAACTCGACATTGAGGGCAGCGAACTCCGCTTCCTGAGAGGTGCCCGCAACTTCGTCCGGCAACACCAGCCCTCGATCCTGCTCGAATTGAATCCACGCTCGATGCATGCAGCCGGAGTCCGTCACTGCGACCTGATTGAGACACTGATCGAACTCGGATATGAGCAATTCTTGCCCGCTGAAAAACTGCATCCGCCAGGCTTACTTCGCAATCAACTCGATCGCCCGGCAACCAAACAAGAGGACTGGATCATTCTCGGCCGGGATTATGCAACACGGACTTTGCAAGCGAGCCTAGACTAG
- the purN gene encoding phosphoribosylglycinamide formyltransferase has protein sequence MRLGILLSGRGSNFQAIYRAVESGSLQAEIACVISNVPDAPGLTFAVSKGLQIFALDSKGVKRVDFDRRVLEILRTNKVDLVCLAGYMRLLSPEFVDAYRNRIVNIHPSLLPAFPGLDAQTQAFDYGVKIAGCTVHYVDEGLDSGKIIAQASVEVLPEDTAQTLSAKILEQEHLLYPKAIAMALATLSKSES, from the coding sequence ATGCGCCTCGGGATCTTGCTGAGTGGTCGCGGATCGAACTTTCAGGCCATCTACCGGGCTGTCGAAAGCGGCAGCCTCCAGGCAGAGATCGCCTGTGTCATCTCGAATGTTCCGGACGCCCCTGGGCTCACCTTTGCGGTCTCAAAAGGGCTGCAAATTTTTGCGCTCGATTCAAAGGGCGTAAAGCGAGTGGACTTCGACCGCCGCGTCCTCGAGATCCTGCGAACGAATAAAGTCGATCTGGTTTGTCTGGCGGGCTACATGCGCCTGCTCAGCCCCGAGTTTGTCGACGCCTATCGCAACCGTATCGTCAACATCCACCCGTCGCTGCTGCCCGCCTTCCCGGGCCTTGATGCGCAAACTCAAGCCTTCGATTACGGCGTCAAAATCGCGGGCTGCACCGTGCACTACGTCGATGAAGGGCTCGACAGCGGCAAGATCATCGCCCAAGCATCTGTAGAAGTTCTCCCAGAGGACACAGCTCAGACGCTCAGCGCGAAGATTCTCGAGCAGGAACATCTTCTTTATCCCAAGGCCATCGCGATGGCGCTAGCCACTCTCTCAAAGTCAGAGTCATAG
- the purM gene encoding phosphoribosylformylglycinamidine cyclo-ligase, protein MPITYSQAGVSIEEGEKTVDSIKDAARRTFSKNVLTGIGSFGAAFRIKGYKQPVLISSADGIGTKLKVAILAGKHDTVGECLVNHCVNDIMVQGADPLFFLDYFAMGELDSEIAGSVIRGIARGCERNGCALIGGETAEMPGLYQKGEYDVAGFIVGACEEKGLITGAKIAPGDVLIGLKSDGLHTNGYSLARKLLFEVAKYDVHHVVPELGESVGDALLHVHLSYAPAMRALRKGKLLKGAAHITGGGITDNTPRMLPPGTNAKISTKAWEVPVLFELMREIGKVPEDDWRRTFNLGIGMIVCVPAADAPKALKILAKTGFPGVELGKVVKGKKSEKPKVLYI, encoded by the coding sequence ATGCCAATTACTTACAGTCAGGCCGGCGTCAGCATCGAAGAAGGCGAGAAAACCGTCGATTCCATCAAGGACGCCGCCCGGCGGACTTTCTCAAAGAATGTCTTAACGGGCATTGGTAGTTTTGGCGCTGCCTTCCGCATCAAAGGTTACAAGCAGCCGGTTCTCATCTCGAGCGCCGACGGCATCGGAACCAAGCTCAAGGTGGCCATCCTGGCTGGCAAGCACGACACGGTCGGCGAATGCCTGGTGAACCACTGCGTCAACGACATCATGGTGCAGGGCGCCGATCCGCTCTTCTTTCTCGACTATTTCGCCATGGGTGAGCTCGATTCCGAGATCGCCGGCAGCGTCATCCGTGGCATTGCCCGCGGCTGCGAGCGCAATGGCTGCGCCCTCATTGGCGGCGAAACGGCAGAGATGCCAGGCCTTTACCAGAAGGGCGAGTACGACGTCGCTGGCTTTATCGTCGGCGCTTGCGAAGAGAAAGGCCTCATCACCGGCGCAAAAATCGCTCCTGGCGATGTATTGATCGGTCTCAAGAGCGACGGACTCCACACGAACGGCTATTCCCTGGCCCGCAAGCTGCTCTTTGAAGTCGCCAAGTACGATGTGCATCACGTGGTTCCGGAGCTCGGCGAAAGCGTCGGCGACGCGCTGCTGCACGTCCATCTCAGCTATGCGCCGGCTATGCGCGCGCTACGCAAGGGCAAGCTGCTAAAAGGCGCCGCGCACATCACCGGCGGCGGCATCACCGACAACACCCCACGCATGCTGCCCCCCGGCACCAACGCCAAGATCTCGACCAAGGCCTGGGAAGTGCCTGTGCTGTTTGAACTGATGCGTGAGATCGGCAAGGTGCCCGAAGACGATTGGCGGCGTACTTTCAACCTCGGCATCGGCATGATCGTCTGCGTTCCCGCAGCCGATGCGCCCAAAGCGCTCAAAATCCTCGCCAAAACCGGCTTCCCGGGAGTCGAGCTCGGCAAGGTGGTCAAAGGCAAGAAGAGCGAGAAGCCGAAGGTTCTCTACATCTGA